The following are from one region of the Alicyclobacillus fastidiosus genome:
- a CDS encoding extracellular solute-binding protein — MRRHIVGAISSVALSGLLVAGCGTTPASSGGSGSNSSKGSSGNGSSSNQTITVAYQQFGQPPYFNAEWLQQSAKEFEKDHPGVTVKLEPIEASENDFYTKIDLMMKSASTAPDVVTEDTFLINADGSAGYLEPLNKDVSNWADWSQFDKSMQEGSTAANGSIYGVPYSTDTRGLYYDVNIFKQAGLPVPWQPKSWNDVLNAAKAIKAKVPGVIPFWAQVGKATGEATTMQTFEMLLYGTGDTLYDSSTNKWVVQSPGFLNSLNFIHTVFSNQLGPSLSQVLNAQAGNVEVQQLMPAQKIGIALDGNWLPGNWLPNGPKPWPDGTKDYQLTAMPTENGQSPGYTSMSGGWALSIASKSSHQSLAWQFIQVATDKQNMEWYDVHQGNLAPRTDVAKDPDYENAPGQFFKQATSFVPFTHFRPANAQYPSVSTQIQAAVEAVATGSETPQQAMQQYAQNVQRIVGAGKTETK; from the coding sequence ATGCGTAGGCACATAGTCGGGGCAATCTCGAGTGTTGCTCTATCCGGTTTACTTGTCGCAGGCTGTGGCACCACGCCAGCGAGCAGTGGAGGTTCTGGCAGCAATTCGTCTAAGGGTTCGTCGGGGAATGGGAGCTCATCGAATCAAACTATCACAGTTGCCTATCAACAATTCGGACAGCCGCCGTACTTTAATGCAGAGTGGCTGCAACAATCGGCTAAGGAGTTTGAAAAGGACCATCCCGGGGTCACTGTCAAGCTCGAGCCGATCGAAGCGTCGGAAAACGATTTTTACACAAAAATTGACCTCATGATGAAATCTGCGAGTACAGCACCTGACGTCGTGACGGAGGACACGTTTCTCATCAACGCGGACGGATCTGCAGGATACCTCGAACCACTAAACAAGGACGTGTCCAACTGGGCGGACTGGTCGCAGTTCGACAAGTCAATGCAGGAGGGATCGACTGCGGCGAACGGCTCCATCTACGGGGTGCCATACAGTACCGATACGCGCGGGCTGTACTACGACGTCAATATCTTTAAACAAGCCGGACTACCTGTACCGTGGCAACCGAAATCCTGGAATGACGTACTCAATGCGGCGAAAGCGATCAAGGCAAAAGTCCCAGGTGTCATCCCGTTCTGGGCGCAAGTTGGCAAGGCGACGGGCGAGGCGACTACCATGCAGACGTTTGAGATGCTGCTATACGGAACGGGCGACACGTTGTACGACAGCAGTACAAACAAGTGGGTCGTGCAGAGTCCAGGCTTTTTAAATTCCCTCAACTTCATCCACACAGTCTTCTCCAATCAACTCGGTCCAAGTCTGTCTCAAGTGCTCAATGCACAGGCGGGCAATGTGGAGGTTCAGCAACTGATGCCCGCCCAAAAGATCGGTATTGCGCTGGACGGGAACTGGCTGCCAGGCAACTGGTTGCCAAACGGACCCAAGCCGTGGCCAGACGGGACGAAAGATTATCAGTTGACCGCGATGCCGACTGAGAACGGTCAATCGCCCGGATACACGTCGATGTCTGGCGGCTGGGCGCTCTCGATCGCGTCGAAGTCGTCGCACCAAAGCCTGGCGTGGCAGTTCATTCAGGTTGCTACGGACAAACAGAACATGGAGTGGTATGACGTTCACCAGGGCAATTTGGCGCCAAGGACAGACGTTGCCAAGGATCCGGACTATGAAAATGCGCCCGGTCAGTTCTTTAAGCAGGCGACGAGTTTCGTGCCATTCACACACTTCCGGCCCGCGAACGCTCAATATCCAAGTGTGTCTACTCAAATTCAGGCCGCGGTGGAAGCGGTAGCCACCGGCTCGGAGACGCCGCAGCAAGCGATGCAACAGTACGCGCAAAACGTCCAGCGCATCGTCGGCGCGGGCAAGACCGAGACAAAGTAG
- a CDS encoding sugar ABC transporter permease, whose product MLPSWVLLLVFFFVPILLTFYFAFTNLSLTGAASASTQFVGFRNFASMFADPTFRVSVLRTLVFLIFSAIVGQQLLGLILAVLMNERNRTFRSVIGVLVLAGWVTPEIVVAFIFFAFFSDTGTLDSILHWFHIKPIAWLYTFPMVAVVIANIWHGTAFSMLVYQAALGDVPKEILESAMMDGAGRFQRLWRVTLPVIRGSVATNMVLITLQTLGLFTLIFSLTGGGPGNKTETLPIYMYQQAFADYQLGYGTAISLILLLIGIIASVVYIRTLKVEL is encoded by the coding sequence ATGTTGCCGTCGTGGGTTCTCCTGTTAGTGTTTTTCTTTGTTCCTATCCTACTGACGTTTTACTTCGCGTTCACAAACTTGTCTCTGACTGGGGCAGCCAGTGCATCTACACAATTCGTCGGCTTTAGAAACTTTGCATCGATGTTCGCGGACCCGACGTTTCGGGTGAGTGTGTTGAGGACACTGGTATTCCTCATCTTTTCGGCCATCGTCGGACAACAATTGCTCGGACTGATTCTCGCGGTCCTGATGAACGAGCGCAACCGCACGTTTCGAAGCGTCATCGGCGTACTGGTCCTGGCCGGCTGGGTGACGCCGGAGATCGTCGTCGCCTTTATCTTCTTCGCATTCTTCAGCGACACAGGAACACTCGACAGCATCTTGCACTGGTTTCATATCAAGCCCATCGCCTGGCTCTACACATTCCCAATGGTGGCCGTAGTCATCGCCAACATCTGGCACGGCACAGCGTTCTCGATGCTCGTCTACCAGGCGGCGCTTGGCGACGTGCCAAAGGAGATCCTGGAATCGGCGATGATGGACGGTGCAGGGCGGTTTCAGCGTTTGTGGCGTGTCACGCTGCCTGTGATTCGAGGTTCAGTCGCGACCAATATGGTCCTCATCACGTTGCAGACGCTGGGGCTATTCACCCTCATCTTCTCGCTGACCGGCGGCGGCCCCGGCAACAAGACCGAGACACTTCCCATCTACATGTATCAGCAGGCGTTTGCGGATTATCAGCTTGGGTACGGAACAGCCATTTCATTAATTCTGTTGCTCATTGGCATCATCGCGAGCGTCGTCTACATTCGCACGCTCAAGGTGGAACTCTGA
- a CDS encoding carbohydrate ABC transporter permease, whose translation MVHVNRFTADRALAYAVLTFVGILFIIPLLWMIFAAFDPNATLSLQWPKHLSISNFSSILTQSANQQAFLNGLILSLGQSIVVVIVAGLAAYPLSRYQLKYKRPFMYVILFSTSLPITAVMVPVYELFVFLHMQDSIFWTMMFLSASGLPYAIWIMKNFMDSVPIELEEAAWTDGASAWTSLRRVVAPLMVPGIFTVGIFTFAGSWGNFFVPFILIQSPSKLPASVSIYQFFGQYGMVEYGKLAAFSMLYTIPAVVLYIIGQRYMSAGFSFGGATKG comes from the coding sequence ATGGTACACGTCAATCGATTTACGGCGGATAGAGCTCTGGCATATGCGGTGCTGACGTTCGTTGGCATTCTGTTTATCATCCCGCTGCTCTGGATGATCTTCGCCGCGTTTGATCCCAACGCCACACTGTCACTGCAGTGGCCTAAGCACCTATCGATCTCCAACTTTTCTTCCATCTTGACACAATCCGCAAATCAGCAAGCCTTCCTCAACGGCTTGATTTTGTCTCTGGGGCAATCGATCGTCGTCGTCATTGTAGCGGGGTTAGCCGCTTACCCACTGTCGCGATACCAGCTCAAGTACAAGCGCCCCTTTATGTACGTCATTCTCTTTTCCACCAGTTTGCCGATCACGGCTGTCATGGTCCCGGTCTATGAGCTGTTCGTGTTCTTGCATATGCAGGACTCCATCTTTTGGACCATGATGTTTTTGTCCGCCTCTGGCCTGCCGTACGCTATCTGGATCATGAAGAACTTTATGGACTCGGTGCCGATCGAGTTGGAGGAGGCTGCATGGACCGACGGGGCTTCGGCGTGGACGAGTTTGAGGCGGGTGGTCGCCCCATTGATGGTGCCTGGCATCTTTACGGTCGGAATCTTCACGTTCGCAGGCAGTTGGGGAAACTTCTTTGTTCCGTTTATCCTCATTCAGTCTCCGTCGAAGTTGCCCGCCTCTGTCAGCATCTATCAATTCTTTGGCCAATATGGCATGGTCGAATACGGAAAACTAGCTGCATTTTCGATGCTTTATACCATTCCTGCAGTAGTCCTCTATATCATCGGTCAGCGCTACATGTCGGCTGGGTTCAGTTTTGGTGGCGCGACGAAGGGGTGA
- a CDS encoding DNA mismatch repair protein MutS — protein MLMKLEFDKVKQRLATYAMSYLGRRQIDALAPMTNHRQIEATLAQTAEALTIVATGSSVPLPALEGLEMALSNFGKGIVMTIAELEAMLQFLRSTLQLKRYMQKREDIAPSVCGLARNLAELTAVSDELTRCLYLGRLNDCASGALAKLRKERRTLEERAKRKLDGALSKYRTYLQDDIVTTRDGRYVLSVKKEHKRMVKGIVHGESASGQTLFVEPEEMRSMLGELDVVRAEEELEQIRVLGALTAMIEVHGLEIWANLEIVGHYDFLFSKAKYARAIGGVIAAVNTEGRIVIKEGRHPLLEARSQPLDFHLGTTYQTLVVTGPNTGGKTVCLKTVGLLTLMIQSGLLVPVGAGSDFAVFTDVLVDIGDGQSIEQSLSTFSSHVKSVIDILKTAGARSLVLLDELATGTDPGEGIGLSIAVLEELHHRGARVVATTHFNEIKQFAAATEGFENARMEFDAATLQPLYRLCIGEAGHSYAFEIAAQLGVGEAIIRRSREIAAMYEHRGGERNTRCACGGNSLAAEPPLRAKRQGEAPSSGLEAPCQPATVPLDKEQSEATGERPTFQVGDRVWIHSLKRSGIVYSLPDSRGNMVLVVQRQKLTINHKRVAPYLKREDLYPDNYDLDIVLESKDVRRKRKIMRRKHVEGLSIDHPKP, from the coding sequence ATGCTCATGAAATTGGAATTTGACAAGGTGAAACAGCGCCTTGCGACTTATGCGATGTCCTATTTGGGTAGGCGCCAAATCGACGCGCTTGCACCGATGACGAACCATCGCCAGATCGAAGCGACGCTTGCACAGACGGCGGAGGCGCTGACGATTGTGGCCACTGGATCGAGTGTGCCACTGCCCGCGCTCGAAGGACTCGAAATGGCGCTCTCGAACTTCGGCAAGGGGATCGTGATGACCATTGCGGAATTGGAGGCCATGCTGCAGTTTCTGCGAAGTACCCTGCAGTTAAAACGGTACATGCAAAAACGTGAAGACATCGCGCCGAGCGTTTGTGGGTTGGCGCGAAACCTTGCGGAATTGACTGCTGTGTCAGACGAATTGACGCGCTGTCTCTATTTGGGCCGATTAAACGACTGCGCGAGTGGAGCGCTCGCCAAGCTGCGCAAGGAGCGGCGCACGCTAGAGGAACGGGCAAAGCGCAAACTCGACGGGGCGCTTAGTAAGTATCGCACGTACCTGCAGGACGACATCGTGACGACACGGGATGGCCGTTACGTGCTCTCCGTCAAAAAGGAACACAAACGTATGGTCAAAGGGATAGTACACGGCGAATCCGCCAGTGGGCAGACGCTGTTCGTCGAGCCGGAGGAGATGCGGTCTATGCTGGGCGAGCTCGATGTCGTCCGAGCCGAGGAAGAACTGGAGCAAATTCGCGTGCTGGGTGCTTTGACCGCGATGATTGAGGTGCATGGCCTGGAAATCTGGGCGAATCTGGAAATCGTTGGCCACTATGATTTTCTGTTTTCGAAAGCAAAGTACGCGAGGGCGATTGGGGGTGTAATCGCAGCGGTCAACACAGAGGGCAGAATCGTCATCAAAGAGGGGCGCCATCCGCTCCTAGAAGCGAGGAGTCAGCCGCTTGACTTCCACTTGGGGACTACGTATCAAACGCTCGTTGTCACAGGTCCGAATACAGGCGGGAAAACCGTATGTCTGAAAACGGTGGGGCTTCTGACATTGATGATTCAAAGTGGATTGCTCGTGCCGGTGGGGGCAGGTAGCGACTTTGCGGTATTCACCGACGTCCTCGTCGATATCGGCGACGGGCAGAGTATTGAGCAGTCGTTGAGTACGTTCTCGTCGCATGTTAAGAGCGTGATCGACATCTTGAAGACCGCAGGGGCAAGGTCGTTGGTATTGCTGGATGAACTTGCGACGGGGACCGACCCGGGGGAGGGAATCGGGTTGTCCATAGCGGTGCTCGAAGAGTTGCATCATCGAGGTGCGAGGGTCGTCGCGACGACGCATTTCAACGAGATCAAGCAGTTCGCCGCGGCGACAGAAGGGTTTGAAAACGCCCGGATGGAGTTTGACGCTGCGACGCTACAACCCTTGTACCGTCTATGCATTGGTGAAGCAGGGCACAGTTACGCGTTCGAAATTGCAGCACAGCTTGGCGTCGGCGAAGCAATTATCAGGCGCTCGCGAGAAATTGCGGCGATGTACGAACATCGTGGCGGAGAACGGAACACTCGGTGTGCGTGCGGCGGCAATTCCTTGGCTGCAGAGCCCCCCCTGCGCGCAAAGCGCCAAGGCGAGGCACCGAGTTCCGGCCTGGAGGCGCCTTGTCAACCTGCGACCGTGCCTCTGGACAAAGAACAGTCGGAGGCTACCGGGGAAAGACCGACATTTCAGGTCGGCGATAGAGTGTGGATCCATTCGCTGAAGAGAAGTGGGATCGTATATTCGTTGCCAGATTCGCGTGGGAATATGGTACTTGTTGTGCAAAGGCAAAAACTAACCATCAATCACAAGCGAGTTGCTCCATACCTCAAACGAGAGGACCTGTATCCGGATAACTACGATTTAGACATCGTACTCGAGTCCAAAGACGTCCGCCGCAAGCGCAAAATCATGCGGCGCAAGCACGTCGAGGGGCTGAGTATTGACCATCCAAAGCCGTGA
- a CDS encoding C40 family peptidase: MKNRYKMIASGMLGGVIVIIAVIAFHFLGPSLKPAASSSKPTSTAPTNPSNVIIKLVPTKPVNTSHQTQLNATVQQVLSNPSDASFDASGFLQYVYAKVGVQLPRTIAEQSQVGTMVARSDLEDGDLVFFDLDGTSGTATFDGVYLGNNQFTAVTGHGLMTINLNDAYWSDKFLYGRRVL; this comes from the coding sequence GTGAAAAACCGGTACAAAATGATTGCTAGTGGAATGCTTGGCGGCGTGATCGTGATCATTGCGGTAATTGCATTTCATTTCTTGGGGCCTTCACTGAAACCTGCAGCGAGCTCCTCGAAGCCGACCTCGACAGCCCCGACGAATCCGTCGAACGTAATCATCAAACTCGTACCAACTAAACCTGTCAATACGTCACACCAAACACAGTTGAATGCAACCGTTCAGCAGGTGCTTAGCAACCCGTCAGATGCGTCCTTCGACGCTTCCGGGTTTCTCCAATACGTGTACGCAAAAGTCGGAGTACAACTGCCGCGGACGATTGCCGAACAGTCCCAAGTCGGGACGATGGTCGCTCGCTCGGATCTAGAGGATGGAGATCTCGTCTTCTTTGACCTGGACGGAACGAGTGGCACAGCGACGTTCGATGGCGTGTATCTTGGCAACAACCAATTTACCGCCGTCACCGGCCATGGCCTGATGACCATCAACCTGAATGACGCCTACTGGAGTGATAAGTTTTTATACGGCCGGCGCGTGCTGTGA
- a CDS encoding LysM peptidoglycan-binding domain-containing protein, translating to MNKGSRYALVTVGMSALSLTPVTAFANTTHTVKSGDTLWGIARTAKTTVQKLQSFNHLKSDTIVIGQRLVIPSTTTKKSSATTTSTHPSQVAVDAPKQLIPVYQSAGSKYHVSWTVLAAIHKLESNFSTSGRLKNPEGAEGPMQFMPSTFAAYGVAAPGHNKPNVFNVDDAIYSTAHMLSADGFAKNPKAALYNYNHSKSYGNEVIRLAGISV from the coding sequence TTGAATAAAGGTAGTCGTTATGCACTTGTGACCGTTGGAATGTCGGCTTTGTCTCTGACACCTGTGACGGCGTTCGCCAACACCACGCACACCGTCAAGTCTGGAGATACGCTTTGGGGCATCGCACGGACGGCCAAGACCACGGTCCAGAAGCTACAGTCGTTCAATCACCTCAAGTCAGATACGATCGTGATTGGGCAGCGTCTAGTGATTCCCTCGACTACGACGAAGAAATCCTCCGCAACAACCACCAGCACACACCCAAGTCAAGTCGCTGTCGACGCTCCAAAGCAACTGATACCCGTATATCAGTCAGCAGGGAGCAAATATCACGTATCATGGACGGTGCTTGCCGCCATTCATAAATTGGAAAGCAATTTCAGCACGTCGGGTAGGCTCAAGAACCCAGAGGGTGCAGAAGGACCGATGCAATTTATGCCGTCTACGTTTGCAGCATACGGCGTGGCCGCTCCAGGACACAACAAGCCAAACGTCTTTAACGTAGATGACGCCATCTACAGCACTGCACATATGCTCTCTGCGGACGGATTTGCAAAGAATCCTAAGGCTGCCCTGTACAACTACAACCACTCAAAGAGTTACGGAAATGAAGTGATTCGGCTAGCTGGCATCTCCGTATAA
- a CDS encoding phosphatase PAP2 family protein encodes MLKKVIYSLEGFECIGFLATLAAGVIFFHYGGALDRLMGEENYHWRMFAVIVGIYARFIPYAIAFGALVVFGVSLRMRRRSKDALKQFVYGLRIFLAYCLLLIVFRVVNFYVPVLHPGIDDALIQRMDALIFGNQVSYLLQPIAMHWLTDVLTGAYVSWFWLLFATIALMLVKRREAASEYLLATLLAFYVGYVCYVFVPVIGPGYTLHYSVQLGDIAPTFTLSRLPISRDCFPSLHTATTVLMVIYVARFARRWLFAYIPMAVLIIFATLYLRIHYGTDDLAGILLAILVSMAAPRLHSWWEARRRLAFSYAKDESQDLPA; translated from the coding sequence ATGCTGAAAAAAGTCATATATTCGCTTGAAGGTTTTGAGTGCATCGGCTTCCTGGCCACGCTTGCGGCCGGCGTCATTTTCTTTCACTACGGCGGTGCATTAGACCGGTTAATGGGGGAGGAAAACTATCACTGGCGGATGTTTGCCGTGATCGTTGGAATCTATGCGCGGTTCATACCGTACGCCATCGCTTTTGGCGCGCTCGTCGTCTTTGGCGTATCGCTGCGGATGCGCAGGAGGAGCAAGGACGCGCTTAAGCAGTTTGTCTACGGGCTGCGAATCTTTCTGGCCTATTGTTTGTTGCTGATCGTGTTTCGCGTCGTCAATTTTTATGTGCCAGTGCTCCATCCGGGTATTGATGACGCGCTCATCCAGCGAATGGACGCGCTGATCTTCGGAAACCAGGTCTCCTATTTGCTACAGCCGATCGCGATGCACTGGCTGACAGATGTGTTAACGGGTGCCTACGTATCGTGGTTTTGGTTGCTGTTTGCGACGATTGCCCTGATGCTCGTGAAACGCCGTGAGGCGGCATCGGAGTATTTGTTGGCGACGCTCCTCGCGTTTTACGTGGGTTACGTGTGCTATGTGTTCGTTCCCGTGATCGGGCCAGGATATACGCTGCATTACTCGGTTCAACTAGGCGACATCGCGCCTACTTTTACGCTGTCGCGATTGCCGATCTCCCGCGACTGCTTTCCGAGTCTGCACACGGCGACGACCGTACTCATGGTGATCTACGTCGCCCGCTTCGCGCGCAGGTGGCTTTTTGCCTACATCCCGATGGCGGTCCTGATCATCTTCGCGACACTGTATTTGCGCATTCATTATGGCACGGACGATCTCGCCGGAATCCTCCTCGCGATCCTCGTGTCGATGGCGGCTCCCCGCCTTCACAGCTGGTGGGAGGCTCGCCGCCGATTGGCCTTTTCGTATGCGAAAGACGAATCTCAAGACCTCCCCGCCTGA
- a CDS encoding G1 family endopeptidase, translating into MANVRHGPHRAPKTRIVDTSGIANAASYGWSSTNWSGYAISSDVNGTYKSVTASWKVPTVKPPSGTQSSSLWGWLGRWLASLFGVGPSSSDAYSATWIGIDGFTNSNLIQAGTAQNIVNGSPQYYAWWEILPAAETEISPVEYPVSGGDVMAVSIAQQGDGTWQIQLQNQTRGWTFTKSGIQYTGPQTSVEWIEEAPEVNGSVTALANYGEVYFTNLTVNGANPHLQLSEAGIMVQNSQQVSTPSAPGPSLNDFNIQDGAAQPPAPTV; encoded by the coding sequence ATGGCAAATGTTCGACATGGACCACATCGCGCCCCGAAAACACGCATCGTCGACACTTCTGGCATCGCCAATGCCGCGTCGTATGGATGGTCCTCCACCAATTGGTCCGGCTACGCTATCTCCAGTGACGTAAACGGGACCTATAAGAGCGTTACGGCGTCCTGGAAAGTTCCGACCGTAAAGCCGCCATCAGGTACGCAATCGAGTTCTTTGTGGGGATGGCTCGGTCGTTGGTTAGCGTCCCTGTTCGGCGTCGGTCCCTCGTCTTCTGACGCGTACTCAGCGACCTGGATTGGAATCGATGGGTTTACGAACAGCAATCTGATTCAGGCCGGCACGGCTCAAAATATCGTCAATGGTTCCCCTCAATATTACGCGTGGTGGGAAATCCTCCCTGCTGCCGAGACCGAGATCAGTCCCGTCGAGTACCCGGTGTCGGGCGGCGATGTGATGGCCGTCAGCATCGCCCAGCAAGGCGACGGCACGTGGCAAATTCAACTACAGAACCAAACGCGGGGCTGGACGTTTACCAAAAGCGGGATTCAGTACACGGGTCCGCAGACGTCTGTTGAATGGATCGAGGAGGCACCGGAGGTGAACGGGTCTGTCACCGCACTCGCCAATTACGGCGAAGTTTACTTCACGAATCTCACAGTCAATGGAGCAAACCCGCACCTGCAACTGAGCGAAGCCGGAATCATGGTGCAGAACAGTCAGCAAGTATCGACGCCATCAGCACCTGGTCCAAGCCTCAACGACTTTAACATTCAGGACGGTGCCGCACAACCGCCCGCGCCCACTGTATGA
- a CDS encoding zinc-binding alcohol dehydrogenase family protein, which yields MKAVGLYRYLPIEDEESLMDVEVDKPVPTGRDILVEVKAISVNPVDTKVRSPKDKVEPALKILGWDVAGVVASVGPDCTLFRPGDNVFYAGSITRQGGNSAFHLVDERIVGRMPTRLSFAEAAALPLTAITAWEGLYDRLGVSRDPAGNRDKRILIVGAAGGVGSIATQLAKLAGLTVIGTASRSTSEQWVKDHGADFVINHYEPFVPQLKAFDIDAVDYIFCLNATDDHWVKMTDALAPQGVICSIVETKAPLNLNLLKSKSGTYAWEYMFTRAMYETDDMIEQHHLLNELADLVDAGRVRTTLAEVLSPIHAANLRKAHAMVESGSTIGKIVLENFS from the coding sequence ATGAAGGCTGTTGGGCTGTATCGTTACCTGCCGATCGAAGATGAAGAGAGCCTCATGGATGTTGAAGTTGACAAGCCCGTTCCGACCGGCCGCGACATCTTGGTGGAAGTCAAGGCCATCTCAGTCAACCCGGTGGATACGAAAGTGAGATCCCCGAAGGATAAAGTCGAGCCAGCATTGAAGATCCTCGGGTGGGATGTCGCTGGGGTCGTCGCATCGGTTGGCCCTGATTGCACGCTCTTTCGACCAGGGGACAACGTATTCTATGCGGGAAGTATCACGCGGCAGGGAGGTAACTCCGCTTTTCACTTGGTGGACGAGCGCATCGTCGGTCGCATGCCCACTCGCCTTAGCTTCGCCGAGGCTGCTGCCTTGCCGTTGACGGCTATCACGGCCTGGGAAGGCTTATATGATCGCCTTGGTGTGTCCCGCGACCCCGCTGGCAATCGAGACAAGCGCATCCTCATCGTCGGTGCAGCAGGTGGCGTCGGATCGATCGCGACACAACTGGCAAAACTAGCAGGTCTTACGGTGATCGGGACGGCGTCGCGGAGTACCTCGGAACAGTGGGTGAAAGATCATGGTGCAGACTTTGTCATCAACCACTATGAGCCGTTTGTTCCGCAACTGAAGGCCTTCGATATCGATGCCGTGGATTATATCTTCTGTCTCAATGCTACCGACGACCACTGGGTGAAGATGACGGACGCCCTTGCTCCGCAAGGAGTCATCTGCTCGATTGTCGAGACGAAAGCGCCTTTAAATCTCAACCTGCTCAAGAGCAAGAGCGGTACATATGCGTGGGAGTACATGTTCACGCGAGCGATGTACGAGACAGACGACATGATTGAGCAGCATCACCTGCTCAACGAATTGGCCGACCTCGTCGATGCGGGTCGTGTGAGAACCACACTTGCGGAGGTTTTGTCGCCTATACACGCGGCGAATTTACGCAAGGCGCATGCGATGGTCGAATCGGGATCGACGATTGGGAAAATTGTTTTGGAGAATTTCTCGTGA
- a CDS encoding HU family DNA-binding protein: MNKQDLINKAAEKTGLTKKDSEATVNAIFETIEEALAAGEKVQIIGFGTFETRARAARSGRNPQTGEVIEIPASTVPAFKPGNNLKEKVK; this comes from the coding sequence TTGAACAAACAAGATTTGATTAACAAGGCAGCAGAAAAGACTGGTCTTACGAAAAAAGACAGTGAAGCGACTGTAAACGCGATTTTCGAAACCATCGAGGAAGCGCTCGCTGCAGGTGAGAAGGTTCAAATCATTGGCTTTGGCACGTTTGAGACCCGTGCACGCGCCGCTCGTTCGGGCCGTAACCCACAGACGGGTGAAGTGATCGAAATCCCGGCGTCGACTGTACCAGCCTTTAAACCAGGCAACAATTTGAAAGAAAAAGTAAAGTAA
- a CDS encoding cold shock domain-containing protein, with protein sequence MSEGTVKWFNSEKGIGVIEAEDGSDVLVHSNAICNGCPFLEHGQRVSFSIIDSSDGPQAANVVKY encoded by the coding sequence ATGAGCGAAGGGACTGTAAAGTGGTTTAACTCGGAAAAAGGCATAGGGGTCATTGAAGCGGAGGACGGAAGCGACGTGCTCGTGCACTCCAACGCCATCTGTAATGGCTGCCCATTTCTCGAACATGGGCAACGCGTCAGTTTTTCCATCATCGATAGTTCAGACGGGCCGCAGGCCGCCAACGTCGTGAAATACTAA